From a single Pseudomonas triticicola genomic region:
- the fleN gene encoding flagellar synthesis regulator FleN has product MGSMHPVQVIAVTGGKGGVGKTNVSVNLSLALAELGRRVMLLDADLGLANVDVLLGLTPKRTLADVIEGRCELRDVLLQGPGGIRIVPAASGTQSMVHLSPAQHAGLIQAFSDIGDNLDVLVIDTAAGIGDSVVSFVRAAQEVLLVVCDEPTSITDAYALIKLLNRDYGMNRFRVLANMAQSPQEGRNLFAKLTKVTDRFLDVALQYVGAVPYDESVRKAVQKQRAVYEAFPRSKCALAFKAIAQKVDTWPLPANPRGHLEFFVERLVQQTAGPVI; this is encoded by the coding sequence ATGGGCAGCATGCATCCCGTACAGGTGATCGCGGTGACCGGCGGCAAAGGTGGCGTCGGCAAGACTAACGTGTCAGTGAACTTGTCGCTGGCGCTGGCAGAGCTTGGCCGTCGGGTCATGCTGCTGGACGCCGACCTGGGCCTGGCGAACGTCGACGTTCTGCTGGGGCTGACACCCAAGCGCACACTGGCCGACGTCATCGAAGGCCGTTGCGAACTGCGCGACGTGCTGTTGCAGGGCCCGGGCGGGATTCGCATCGTGCCGGCGGCCTCCGGCACGCAGAGCATGGTGCACCTGAGCCCGGCGCAGCACGCCGGCCTGATCCAGGCGTTCAGCGACATCGGCGACAATCTCGACGTGCTGGTGATCGACACCGCTGCGGGTATTGGTGACTCGGTAGTCAGTTTCGTACGCGCCGCCCAGGAAGTGTTGCTGGTGGTCTGCGACGAGCCGACTTCGATCACCGACGCTTACGCGCTGATCAAGTTGCTCAACCGCGACTACGGCATGAACCGCTTCCGCGTACTGGCCAACATGGCGCAGAGCCCGCAGGAAGGGCGCAACCTGTTCGCCAAGTTGACCAAGGTCACGGATCGCTTCCTCGACGTCGCCCTACAATACGTCGGCGCCGTGCCGTACGACGAAAGCGTGCGCAAGGCCGTGCAGAAGCAGCGCGCCGTCTACGAAGCCTTTCCCCGTTCCAAGTGCGCGCTGGCCTTCAAGGCCATCGCCCAGAAGGTCGACACCTGGCCGCTGCCGGCCAACCCGCGCGGGCATCTGGAATTTTTCGTCGAGCGTCTCGTGCAGCAAACCGCAGGGCCTGTGATATGA
- the fliA gene encoding RNA polymerase sigma factor FliA: protein MTASGMNLYKKSARDAQYELIERYAPLVKRIAYHLLARLPASVQVEDLIQAGMIGLLEVSTKYDASKGASFETYAGIRIRGAMLDEVRKGDWAPRSVHRNTRMVSDAIRSIEAKTGRDAKDHEVAAELQLSLDDYYGILNDTLGSRLFSFDDLLQDGEHEGLHEDGASAHMEPSRDLEDERFQAALADAIANLPERERLVLALYYDEELNLKEIGEVLGVSESRVSQLHSQCAARLRGRLGEWRAR, encoded by the coding sequence ATGACCGCCAGTGGCATGAATCTTTACAAAAAGTCGGCGCGTGACGCGCAATACGAATTGATCGAGCGTTACGCGCCACTGGTCAAACGCATTGCCTATCACTTGCTGGCGCGCCTGCCGGCCAGCGTGCAGGTCGAAGACCTGATCCAGGCCGGGATGATCGGTTTGCTCGAAGTCTCGACCAAATACGACGCCAGCAAAGGCGCCAGTTTCGAAACGTACGCGGGCATTCGAATCCGCGGCGCGATGCTCGATGAAGTGCGCAAAGGGGATTGGGCGCCACGCTCGGTTCACCGTAATACCAGGATGGTCAGCGACGCGATTCGCTCGATTGAAGCTAAAACCGGCCGTGACGCTAAAGATCACGAGGTTGCGGCCGAACTCCAATTGAGTCTCGACGATTACTACGGGATTCTGAATGACACCTTGGGCAGTCGCCTGTTCAGTTTCGACGACCTGTTGCAGGACGGCGAACACGAAGGGCTGCACGAGGATGGCGCGAGTGCTCATATGGAGCCGTCACGCGATCTGGAAGATGAACGCTTCCAGGCGGCGCTGGCGGACGCGATTGCCAATTTGCCGGAGCGTGAGCGACTGGTGTTGGCGCTGTACTACGACGAAGAGCTGAACCTCAAGGAAATCGGTGAAGTCCTTGGCGTCAGTGAATCGCGGGTCAGCCAGTTACACAGCCAGTGCGCGGCCCGTCTGCGGGGGCGTTTGGGGGAGTGGCGAGCGCGCTGA